Proteins encoded within one genomic window of Brachybacterium muris:
- a CDS encoding AAA family ATPase codes for MFIVSVCSLKGGVGKTSVTLGLASAALHQGVNTLVIDLDPQGDTTLGLLGEPATGPDVAEVLTSPRTETVDRAIRPTPWSKGESSHLDVIPGSARSSMMDSPSPSPRELRRLRDALDKRTHQYDLVLIDCPPSLNGLTQTALAASDRSLVVAEPGFFAVTAADRALKLAAEMREEDLAPRLIPLGLVVNRYRPRSVEHQYRLAELRDLFGDIVLEPVIEERVGLQQAQGGAVPLHRYEGASGKRLTEDFDALLRTVLDSRQLS; via the coding sequence GTGTTCATCGTGAGTGTGTGTTCCCTCAAGGGCGGCGTCGGCAAGACCTCCGTGACGCTCGGCCTGGCGTCCGCTGCCCTCCACCAGGGCGTCAACACGCTGGTGATCGACCTGGACCCCCAGGGTGACACCACCCTGGGGCTGCTGGGCGAGCCCGCCACCGGCCCCGACGTGGCCGAGGTGCTCACCTCCCCGCGCACCGAGACGGTGGACCGCGCGATCCGCCCCACCCCGTGGTCGAAGGGCGAGAGCTCCCATCTGGACGTGATCCCGGGCTCTGCCCGCTCCTCGATGATGGACTCCCCCTCCCCCTCCCCGCGCGAGCTGCGGCGCCTGCGGGATGCACTGGACAAGCGGACCCACCAGTACGACCTGGTGCTGATCGACTGCCCGCCCTCGCTGAACGGGCTCACCCAGACGGCGCTGGCCGCTTCGGACAGGTCCCTGGTGGTGGCCGAGCCCGGCTTCTTCGCCGTGACCGCCGCGGACCGTGCGCTGAAGCTCGCGGCCGAGATGCGCGAGGAGGACCTCGCGCCCCGTCTGATCCCGCTGGGCCTGGTGGTCAATCGCTACCGGCCTCGTTCGGTGGAGCACCAGTACCGGCTCGCCGAGCTGCGGGACCTGTTCGGCGACATCGTGCTCGAGCCGGTGATCGAGGAGCGCGTGGGGCTGCAGCAGGCCCAGGGTGGCGCGGTGCCGCTGCACCGCTACGAGGGTGCCTCCGGCAAGCGCCTCACCGAGGACTTCGATGCCCTGCTGCGCACCGTGCTGGACTCACGTCAGCTCTCCTGA
- a CDS encoding methyltransferase, translating to MSEIEHQLVLEVLEGCAGSARTEAARLGPVGTVSPTELLLSTCDLDAVRNLRRVVSAYTTVTVPARRPRELLETSVMQQVGSLIEDLGRQRPRQRFHGLRLAAAGSDTADMQRIAESVAELAQVPVDEEGDLLLRVRRGAAGAGESWQLMLRTTPRPLATRAWRTVNYPGAVNGTIAATVLDLMEISAEDELLDMTCGSGTFLVEQLHEVAPARAVGIDADPTAIEAAQAHQRGARRKGRIDWVVGDVLTEPLEPGFTRILTNPPWGTLHGEHGTNEQLHTDLLRRASQLAAPGARLGVLTHEIRRMHQVLEAQTGADGAWKLEKEHRFFQKGHHPRLFLLRR from the coding sequence ATGTCCGAGATCGAGCATCAGCTGGTCCTGGAGGTGCTCGAGGGCTGCGCCGGCAGCGCCCGCACCGAGGCGGCCCGCCTGGGTCCCGTCGGCACCGTCTCGCCCACCGAGCTGCTGCTTTCCACCTGCGATCTCGACGCGGTGCGGAACCTGCGCCGTGTGGTCTCCGCATACACGACGGTGACGGTGCCTGCCCGCAGGCCACGGGAGCTGTTGGAGACCTCCGTGATGCAGCAGGTGGGCTCCCTCATCGAGGATCTCGGCAGGCAGCGGCCCCGCCAGCGTTTCCACGGACTGCGCCTGGCCGCCGCCGGCTCCGACACGGCCGATATGCAGCGCATCGCCGAGTCCGTCGCCGAGCTGGCCCAGGTCCCTGTCGACGAGGAGGGTGACCTGCTGCTGCGGGTGCGGCGTGGTGCAGCCGGTGCGGGGGAGAGCTGGCAGCTGATGCTGCGCACCACCCCGAGACCGCTGGCAACCCGCGCCTGGCGCACCGTGAACTATCCCGGCGCGGTCAACGGCACCATCGCCGCCACGGTGCTGGACCTGATGGAGATCAGCGCCGAGGACGAACTGCTGGACATGACCTGCGGCTCGGGTACCTTCCTGGTCGAACAGCTGCACGAGGTGGCCCCTGCCCGCGCCGTCGGCATCGACGCGGATCCGACCGCGATCGAAGCAGCCCAGGCCCATCAGCGCGGCGCCCGCCGCAAGGGAAGGATCGACTGGGTGGTGGGGGACGTGCTCACCGAGCCGCTCGAGCCCGGTTTCACCCGGATCCTCACCAACCCGCCGTGGGGAACGCTGCACGGCGAGCACGGCACCAACGAGCAGCTGCACACCGACCTGCTGCGACGGGCCTCCCAGCTCGCTGCGCCGGGTGCCCGGTTGGGGGTCCTCACCCACGAGATCCGCCGCATGCACCAGGTGCTCGAGGCGCAGACCGGCGCTGATGGCGCATGGAAGCTCGAGAAGGAGCACCGCTTCTTCCAGAAGGGCCACCACCCCCGGCTGTTCCTGCTGCGGCGGTGA
- a CDS encoding TIGR03085 family metal-binding protein, producing the protein MSDTRAVSLVQRERAALADALEAGGPTAPTVLPGWEAADLLEHLLLREQRPDLMIGPKLPVPPLARKAQEGLEGLRALPWADRVEKFRSGPQKLSPVRVLDGLMNTIEYYIHHEDVRRAQPDWEPRTLSAEDQAELFAALKRMGRMLVRADVEITLMSPQGSIRIPAKKSSRGAVSVQGNPSELVLWTFGRDDAQVSVQGEDSAIRALENAKRGV; encoded by the coding sequence ATGAGCGACACACGAGCAGTCTCCCTGGTCCAGCGCGAGCGGGCGGCCCTGGCCGACGCACTCGAGGCCGGTGGTCCTACCGCCCCCACCGTCCTGCCCGGATGGGAGGCCGCCGACCTGCTCGAGCACCTGCTTCTGCGCGAGCAGCGACCCGACCTCATGATCGGGCCGAAGCTCCCGGTGCCGCCGCTGGCACGCAAGGCGCAGGAAGGGCTGGAGGGGCTGCGGGCGCTCCCCTGGGCCGATCGGGTGGAGAAGTTCCGCTCCGGGCCGCAGAAGCTGTCCCCGGTGCGGGTGCTGGACGGGCTGATGAACACTATCGAGTACTACATCCACCACGAGGACGTGCGCCGAGCCCAGCCCGACTGGGAGCCGCGCACGCTCTCCGCCGAGGATCAGGCCGAGCTGTTCGCGGCCCTGAAGCGGATGGGCAGGATGCTGGTGCGCGCCGATGTGGAGATCACCCTGATGTCCCCGCAGGGATCCATCCGGATCCCCGCGAAGAAGAGCTCTCGCGGTGCGGTCTCCGTGCAGGGCAACCCTTCGGAGCTGGTGCTGTGGACGTTCGGTCGGGACGACGCTCAGGTGAGCGTGCAGGGCGAGGACTCCGCCATCCGGGCACTGGAGAACGCCAAGCGCGGCGTCTGA
- a CDS encoding sugar phosphate isomerase/epimerase family protein, with the protein MAQHTLFTGQWADLTLDEVAELAAGWGYDGLEIAISGEHLDASRWDDEEYVAERLGILEKHRLKCWAISHHLGGQAICDDPIDFRHEAILPKRIWGDGEPEGVRRRAAEDMKDAARLAQKMGVKTVIGFTGSKIWQYVAMFPPVGQDVIDAGYQDFADRWNPILDVFDECGVRFAHEVHPSEIAYDYWTTKRTLEAIGHREAFGLNWDPSHFMWQEIDPVSFITDFADRIYHVDCKDIRVRTTGRNTRLGSHLPWGDPRRGWDFVSFGRGDVPWDACFRALRSIGYDGPISIEWEDAGMDRLHGAKEALEHLRTLDYPVSETSFDDAFSNQS; encoded by the coding sequence ATGGCACAGCACACCCTGTTCACCGGCCAGTGGGCCGATCTCACCCTCGACGAGGTCGCCGAGCTCGCAGCCGGCTGGGGCTACGACGGCCTGGAGATCGCGATCTCCGGCGAACACCTGGACGCCTCCCGCTGGGACGACGAGGAGTACGTCGCCGAGCGCCTGGGGATCCTGGAGAAGCACAGACTGAAGTGCTGGGCGATCTCCCACCACCTGGGCGGTCAGGCGATCTGCGACGACCCGATCGACTTCCGCCATGAGGCGATCCTCCCCAAGCGCATCTGGGGCGACGGTGAACCTGAGGGTGTGCGCCGGCGCGCCGCCGAGGACATGAAGGACGCCGCCCGCCTGGCGCAGAAGATGGGCGTGAAGACCGTCATCGGCTTCACCGGCTCCAAGATCTGGCAGTACGTGGCGATGTTCCCGCCGGTGGGGCAGGACGTGATCGACGCCGGTTACCAGGACTTCGCCGACCGCTGGAACCCGATCCTGGATGTGTTCGACGAGTGCGGCGTGCGGTTCGCCCACGAGGTGCACCCCTCCGAGATCGCCTACGACTACTGGACCACCAAGCGCACACTGGAGGCCATCGGTCACCGCGAGGCGTTCGGCCTGAACTGGGATCCCTCCCACTTCATGTGGCAGGAGATCGACCCGGTCTCCTTCATCACCGACTTCGCCGACCGCATCTACCACGTGGACTGCAAGGACATCCGGGTGCGCACCACTGGCCGCAACACCCGACTGGGGTCCCACCTGCCGTGGGGCGACCCCCGGCGCGGCTGGGACTTCGTCTCCTTCGGACGGGGCGACGTGCCGTGGGACGCCTGCTTCCGGGCGCTGCGGTCCATCGGCTACGACGGCCCCATCTCCATCGAATGGGAGGACGCCGGCATGGATCGCCTGCACGGCGCCAAGGAGGCGCTGGAGCACCTGCGCACCCTGGACTACCCCGTCTCGGAGACCTCCTTCGACGACGCCTTCAGCAACCAGAGCTGA
- a CDS encoding Gfo/Idh/MocA family oxidoreductase, whose translation MTSPSAPAAPTDRPLGVALIGYAFMGRAHSQAWRTVGAAFEVPDVARKVIVGRDEQAVSEAADRLGWEEHATDWREVIARDDVDIVDICTPGFLHAEIAIAALEAGKHVLCEKPLANDTAEAEAMVEAAKAAQARGQVAALGFTYRRVPALVLAKQLVADGRLGSIRQARASYLQDWLVDEGAPMTWRLRKETAGSGALGDIGSHAIDQIQELTGQRTAAVRGRLATMVPERAGEDGTEQVTVDDAAWATLELDGGAVGSVEVSRMATGAKNRLQIELYGTAGALKFDLESPNELWFLDATAPIAEQGFTRILVTEPEHPYLEAWWPQGHVLGWENAFTNQARDLLLAIRDSGGAAGDGTGFSPDFADGLALQRVLDAIIASDAADGTTVTL comes from the coding sequence GTGACCAGTCCTTCCGCCCCCGCAGCTCCGACAGATCGCCCGCTCGGCGTTGCCCTGATCGGCTATGCCTTCATGGGTCGGGCCCACTCCCAGGCCTGGCGCACCGTCGGTGCGGCCTTCGAGGTGCCGGACGTGGCCCGCAAGGTCATCGTGGGTCGGGACGAGCAGGCCGTCTCCGAGGCAGCTGATCGCCTGGGCTGGGAGGAGCACGCCACCGACTGGCGCGAGGTGATTGCCCGCGACGACGTGGACATCGTGGACATCTGCACCCCCGGCTTCCTCCACGCCGAGATCGCGATCGCGGCGCTGGAGGCCGGCAAGCACGTGCTGTGCGAGAAGCCTTTGGCCAACGACACCGCCGAGGCGGAGGCCATGGTGGAGGCGGCGAAGGCTGCCCAGGCCCGCGGGCAGGTAGCGGCGCTGGGCTTCACCTATCGGCGGGTGCCGGCTCTGGTTCTGGCCAAGCAGCTGGTGGCCGACGGGCGCCTGGGCTCCATCCGTCAGGCCCGCGCCAGCTACCTGCAGGACTGGCTCGTGGACGAGGGCGCCCCCATGACCTGGCGGCTGCGCAAGGAGACCGCCGGCTCCGGGGCGCTGGGCGACATCGGCTCCCACGCCATCGACCAGATCCAGGAGCTCACAGGGCAGCGCACCGCCGCTGTGCGGGGACGCCTGGCCACCATGGTCCCGGAGCGTGCTGGGGAGGACGGCACCGAGCAGGTCACCGTGGACGACGCCGCCTGGGCCACGCTCGAGCTCGACGGCGGTGCGGTCGGTTCCGTGGAGGTCTCCCGCATGGCCACCGGCGCCAAGAACCGCCTGCAGATCGAGCTGTACGGCACCGCCGGTGCCCTGAAGTTCGACCTGGAGAGCCCCAACGAGCTGTGGTTCCTGGACGCCACCGCCCCCATCGCCGAGCAGGGCTTCACCCGGATCCTGGTCACCGAGCCCGAGCACCCCTACCTCGAGGCGTGGTGGCCGCAGGGCCACGTGCTGGGCTGGGAGAACGCCTTCACCAACCAGGCCCGCGACCTGCTGCTCGCCATCCGCGACAGCGGTGGCGCAGCCGGCGACGGCACGGGCTTCTCCCCCGACTTCGCCGACGGCCTGGCCCTGCAGCGCGTGCTGGACGCGATCATCGCCTCCGACGCTGCAGACGGCACCACCGTCACCCTCTGA
- a CDS encoding Gfo/Idh/MocA family protein, translating to MNTRTGRVGVGIIGAGVIAAQYLGQLTTFPDVTVHAIGDLRPEAAKARAEEYGVPHHGGVETVLENPEVEIVVNLTIPAAHHAVSSAILAAGKHVWSEKPLTTTREDAADLLRVAEEKDLRIGCAPDTVLGAGVQTSLRTLASGAIGEPRSAVARFRSPGPESWHPNPDFLFQVGAGPLYDIGPYYLTALVMAYGPVTSVSAVGSRASATRTIGSGPRAGETFEVEVPTHVNGLLRFASGATGAVEFSFDDPIGRPHVLELTGSTGTIGLPDPNVFDGPTQVAQRGDKDWSEHKAVGAGSSDSRSNRALPPHDLQVGRGLGVLEMARAIRAGRPHRLTGELADHVLDIMISLDEATRTPESVTVASTVAAPALLDEDFDPHAATL from the coding sequence ATGAACACCCGCACCGGAAGGGTCGGCGTCGGCATTATCGGCGCCGGCGTCATCGCCGCCCAGTACCTCGGCCAGCTCACCACCTTCCCCGATGTGACGGTGCACGCCATCGGTGACCTGCGCCCCGAGGCCGCGAAGGCCCGCGCCGAGGAGTACGGCGTGCCCCACCACGGTGGGGTGGAGACGGTGCTGGAGAACCCGGAGGTGGAGATCGTCGTGAACCTGACGATCCCCGCCGCCCACCACGCCGTCTCCAGCGCGATCCTCGCGGCAGGCAAGCACGTGTGGAGCGAGAAGCCGCTGACCACCACCCGGGAGGACGCCGCCGACCTGCTGCGTGTGGCCGAGGAGAAGGACCTGCGGATCGGCTGCGCCCCCGACACCGTGCTGGGCGCCGGTGTGCAGACCTCACTGCGCACCCTGGCCTCGGGCGCGATCGGCGAACCGCGCTCCGCCGTGGCGCGCTTCCGCTCCCCCGGCCCCGAGTCCTGGCACCCCAATCCCGACTTCCTCTTCCAGGTGGGTGCCGGGCCGCTGTACGACATCGGCCCCTACTACCTGACCGCCCTGGTCATGGCCTACGGGCCGGTCACCTCGGTCAGCGCCGTGGGCTCCCGCGCCTCCGCGACCCGCACCATCGGCTCCGGGCCCCGAGCCGGGGAGACCTTCGAGGTGGAGGTCCCCACACACGTCAACGGGCTGCTGCGCTTCGCCAGTGGCGCCACTGGCGCCGTTGAGTTCTCCTTCGACGACCCGATCGGACGGCCCCACGTGCTGGAGCTGACCGGCTCCACCGGCACCATCGGGCTGCCCGACCCCAACGTGTTCGACGGTCCCACCCAGGTCGCCCAGCGCGGTGACAAGGACTGGAGCGAGCACAAGGCCGTCGGTGCCGGGAGCAGCGACAGCCGCTCCAACCGGGCTCTTCCTCCTCACGACCTCCAGGTGGGACGCGGCCTCGGCGTGCTGGAGATGGCCCGCGCCATCCGCGCCGGCCGCCCGCACCGCCTCACCGGGGAGCTCGCCGATCACGTCCTGGACATCATGATCAGTTTGGACGAGGCCACCCGCACCCCGGAGAGCGTGACGGTGGCCTCCACCGTCGCTGCCCCCGCACTGCTGGACGAGGACTTCGATCCTCACGCCGCAACGCTCTGA
- a CDS encoding TIM barrel protein, which produces MDISVQLYSVRQHLADDPSATFARLAEIGFTQVEPYGLMDHAEMLREQLPAHGLTAPSSHASLVQHEDPASVFATAASIGVRTVIDPYVDRKKWDSEDDIKATADRLNELAGIAGENGVRVGYHNHDFETRPIFDGRCGLDILSDHLDPRVVLELDTFWSAVGGTDPAELLGRLGQRVQLLHLKDGPFAGSTAEQQPLGKGDMDVPSVLAAADWIETGVIEFDDYTGDILEAIAQSYAQLGEYQQGARA; this is translated from the coding sequence GTGGACATCTCTGTCCAGCTGTACAGCGTCCGTCAGCACCTGGCCGACGACCCTTCCGCCACCTTCGCCCGCCTCGCCGAGATCGGCTTCACCCAGGTGGAGCCCTACGGCCTGATGGACCACGCCGAGATGCTGCGCGAGCAGTTGCCTGCCCACGGCCTCACCGCCCCCTCCAGCCACGCCTCCCTGGTGCAGCACGAGGACCCGGCCAGCGTGTTCGCCACCGCCGCCTCCATCGGCGTGCGCACCGTGATCGATCCCTACGTGGACCGCAAGAAGTGGGACAGCGAGGACGACATCAAAGCCACAGCTGATCGTCTCAACGAGCTGGCCGGCATCGCCGGGGAGAACGGCGTGCGCGTGGGCTACCACAACCACGACTTCGAGACCCGCCCGATCTTCGACGGACGCTGCGGCCTGGACATCCTCTCCGATCATCTGGATCCGCGCGTGGTCCTGGAGCTCGACACCTTCTGGAGCGCCGTGGGCGGCACCGACCCGGCGGAGCTGCTGGGTCGCCTGGGCCAGCGCGTGCAGCTGCTGCACCTGAAGGACGGACCGTTCGCCGGCAGTACCGCTGAGCAGCAGCCGCTGGGCAAGGGCGACATGGACGTGCCCTCCGTGCTCGCAGCCGCCGACTGGATCGAGACCGGAGTGATCGAGTTCGACGACTACACCGGCGACATCCTCGAGGCGATCGCCCAGTCCTACGCCCAGCTGGGCGAGTACCAGCAGGGGGCACGCGCATGA
- a CDS encoding transglutaminase family protein, which yields MSASLTFDVIDGTEVALLFAVSAAPIEQETLQVTVGDQEVPVEETRDRFGNRMHLLKDLPQGTVRLQYEATGVGRAEPPTVEPTDAASHLRPSRYCEVDEFTKVAAEVVGDRTGIDAVQAVVAWVHQHLDYVPGSSTITDSARTTYVARQGVCRDYAHLTSTLLRAAGVPSRCVAAYAPGLSPMDFHLAVEALVDEEWVVVDATHLAPRESMARIATGQDAADTAFMTTLAGSVKLTGIRVNAVAHPELPAEDWEQTVQLR from the coding sequence GTGAGTGCATCGCTGACCTTCGACGTGATCGACGGGACGGAGGTGGCCCTGCTGTTCGCGGTCTCCGCCGCTCCGATCGAGCAGGAGACGCTGCAGGTGACCGTCGGCGACCAGGAGGTTCCGGTGGAGGAGACGCGTGACCGCTTCGGCAACCGCATGCATCTGCTGAAGGATCTCCCGCAGGGCACCGTGCGCCTGCAGTACGAGGCGACCGGTGTGGGCCGGGCCGAGCCGCCGACGGTGGAGCCCACCGATGCGGCGTCACACCTGCGCCCCTCCCGGTACTGCGAGGTGGACGAGTTCACCAAGGTGGCCGCCGAGGTGGTGGGGGACCGCACCGGCATCGACGCGGTGCAGGCCGTGGTGGCCTGGGTGCACCAGCACCTGGACTACGTTCCCGGTTCCAGCACCATCACCGACTCGGCTCGCACCACCTATGTGGCCCGCCAGGGGGTGTGCCGCGACTATGCGCACCTGACCTCGACGCTGCTGCGCGCCGCCGGCGTGCCTTCCCGCTGTGTGGCCGCCTACGCGCCGGGGCTCTCGCCGATGGACTTCCACCTCGCGGTGGAGGCGCTGGTGGATGAGGAATGGGTCGTGGTGGACGCGACGCACCTGGCGCCGCGCGAGTCGATGGCGCGCATTGCCACTGGACAGGACGCTGCCGATACCGCGTTCATGACGACGCTGGCCGGGAGCGTGAAGCTGACCGGGATCCGCGTGAACGCCGTGGCGCACCCGGAGCTGCCGGCGGAGGACTGGGAGCAGACGGTCCAGCTGCGCTGA
- a CDS encoding PAC2 family protein — MDPTSLFSYERHVDSRGLRGRTLLITLGAFTDAGNAQAVIDDHLLNSLPSRVVGRLDMDQVFDYAGRRPEVTLELDHFEDYERPEILLHEVTDTDGEPFFLLTGPEPSFQWERVASALRIVADQLGIERILMLQSFPAPVPHTRELPVTRFAGNPDSINVRRTMPGTFRLRAPFTALLTMRLADAGHDVVGLVAHVPQYLHEIPYPDAAMALLRAAGEEAGPTVPYGALEAQAEPVRESIAAQVEATPQLQEMVAGLEKQFDRAITAGAGEEVPTGDDLAAEFEQYLAGLDESGDDRDERHHLGGPEDRGGSDDAGPEDIDGQADQRDA, encoded by the coding sequence ATGGACCCCACGAGCCTGTTCAGCTACGAGCGCCATGTCGACTCTCGCGGCCTGCGCGGCCGCACCCTGCTGATCACCCTCGGTGCCTTCACCGACGCCGGCAACGCCCAGGCAGTCATCGATGATCATCTGTTGAACTCCCTGCCCAGCCGGGTCGTGGGGCGCCTGGACATGGATCAGGTATTCGACTACGCGGGGCGGCGCCCCGAGGTCACCCTGGAGCTGGACCACTTCGAGGACTACGAGCGTCCCGAGATCCTGCTGCACGAGGTCACCGATACCGATGGTGAACCGTTCTTCCTTCTCACCGGGCCGGAGCCGTCCTTCCAGTGGGAGCGCGTGGCCAGCGCGCTGCGCATCGTGGCGGACCAGCTGGGCATCGAGCGCATCCTGATGCTGCAGAGTTTTCCCGCACCGGTCCCCCACACCCGCGAACTGCCGGTGACCCGCTTCGCCGGGAACCCCGACTCCATCAACGTGCGCCGCACCATGCCGGGCACCTTCCGCCTGCGGGCGCCGTTCACGGCCTTGCTGACCATGCGCCTGGCCGATGCAGGCCACGACGTGGTGGGCCTGGTGGCGCACGTGCCGCAGTACCTCCACGAGATCCCCTACCCCGACGCCGCGATGGCTCTGCTGCGCGCCGCGGGCGAGGAGGCCGGCCCCACCGTGCCCTACGGGGCACTCGAGGCACAGGCCGAGCCGGTGCGGGAATCGATCGCCGCACAGGTGGAGGCCACCCCGCAACTGCAGGAGATGGTGGCGGGCCTGGAGAAGCAGTTCGACCGCGCGATCACCGCCGGTGCCGGCGAGGAGGTCCCCACCGGGGACGACCTGGCCGCCGAGTTCGAGCAGTACCTCGCAGGGCTCGACGAGTCCGGTGATGATCGTGATGAGCGGCACCACCTTGGCGGACCGGAGGACCGGGGCGGGTCCGACGACGCCGGCCCCGAGGACATCGACGGCCAGGCCGACCAGCGCGACGCGTGA
- a CDS encoding TSUP family transporter, whose amino-acid sequence MPLLEPLMQLSTLTLVLLIGAAFLAGWVDAVVGGGGLIQLPALLTGLPAETSTGTVLGTNKFASAAGTTVSAATYVRRVTPIAATVIPLVICALAGSAAGAALAIFIPRAWMSPIVLIALIGVGTYTLLRPAMGLVHQPRHQGRSHVLRTGAIGGGVGFYDGILGPGTGSFFIIAMVVVLGYGFLEASVHAKLANLTTNIGALLVFGSQGEVWWLLGGVMAVANVAGGYLGARLALKLGSGFVRIVFLVVLGALAARLAVDSLALLG is encoded by the coding sequence GTGCCCCTGCTCGAACCGCTCATGCAGCTCTCCACGCTCACGCTGGTACTGCTGATCGGTGCCGCATTCCTCGCCGGCTGGGTCGATGCCGTGGTCGGCGGAGGCGGCCTGATCCAGCTGCCCGCCCTGCTCACCGGGCTCCCGGCCGAGACCTCCACCGGCACCGTGTTGGGCACCAACAAGTTCGCCAGCGCCGCAGGGACCACCGTCTCGGCCGCCACCTACGTGCGGCGCGTGACCCCAATAGCCGCCACCGTGATCCCGCTGGTGATCTGCGCCCTGGCAGGGAGCGCCGCCGGGGCGGCCCTGGCCATCTTCATCCCCCGCGCCTGGATGTCCCCCATCGTGCTCATCGCCCTGATCGGGGTGGGTACCTACACACTGCTGCGACCCGCGATGGGACTGGTGCACCAGCCGCGCCACCAAGGTCGTTCCCATGTGCTGCGCACGGGCGCGATCGGCGGCGGGGTGGGCTTCTACGACGGCATCCTCGGCCCCGGCACCGGCAGCTTCTTCATCATCGCCATGGTCGTGGTGCTGGGCTACGGGTTCCTCGAGGCCAGTGTCCACGCCAAGCTCGCCAACCTCACCACCAACATCGGTGCCCTGCTGGTGTTCGGCAGCCAGGGCGAGGTGTGGTGGCTGCTGGGCGGCGTCATGGCCGTAGCCAACGTGGCCGGCGGCTACCTCGGGGCGCGTCTGGCGCTCAAGCTCGGCTCCGGCTTCGTGAGGATCGTGTTCCTCGTGGTCCTCGGTGCGCTCGCCGCACGTCTCGCCGTCGACTCCCTGGCGCTGCTGGGCTGA
- a CDS encoding HAD-IA family hydrolase: MTSMIWDLGGTLMDTYPDVDRTLAGVVHDEVTDAAIMEVARLTRISSSHAISTLAERYGKPEAELRDAYEALEDQWEQQAPPLVDGALQVMEAIRESGGLNLVATHRDRASATVLVDSLGLPVDDMVCAPDGFPRKPDPAMNLELLRRHSLDPADCCAVGDRPGDVAAAEAAGIRGYLLVTPGIPLGEPGVKRIESLRELLES; encoded by the coding sequence ATGACCTCGATGATCTGGGACCTGGGCGGCACGCTGATGGACACCTACCCCGACGTAGACCGCACTTTGGCGGGTGTGGTCCATGACGAGGTGACCGATGCGGCGATCATGGAAGTCGCCCGCCTCACCAGGATTTCCAGCTCCCATGCGATCTCGACTCTCGCAGAGCGCTACGGGAAACCCGAGGCCGAGCTGCGCGATGCCTATGAGGCGCTCGAGGACCAGTGGGAGCAGCAGGCTCCGCCGCTGGTGGACGGTGCACTCCAGGTGATGGAGGCGATCCGCGAGTCCGGGGGCCTGAACCTGGTGGCCACGCATCGTGACCGCGCCAGTGCCACCGTGCTGGTGGACTCGCTGGGGCTGCCGGTGGATGACATGGTGTGCGCGCCCGATGGGTTCCCGCGTAAGCCGGATCCGGCGATGAATCTGGAGCTGCTGCGCCGTCACTCGCTGGATCCCGCGGACTGCTGCGCAGTGGGGGACCGGCCGGGCGACGTCGCGGCCGCGGAGGCCGCCGGCATTCGGGGCTATCTGCTGGTCACCCCCGGCATCCCACTGGGGGAGCCGGGGGTGAAGCGCATTGAGTCGCTCAGGGAGCTGCTCGAGAGCTGA